A stretch of DNA from Candidatus Poribacteria bacterium:
TATCGGTAACGATCGAATCCGTACGCCAATCGCATTGTAAACTGCATTCGCGATAGCCCCAGGCGTTGGAATACACGGTGGTTCACCAACACCCGTAACCTTCCGATGCGTATCGAAAACGATGGATTTAATCTCAGGAATCTCGAAAGTCCCTGGGACTTTGTAATCCTCAAGGTTGGCGTTGAGCATTCGTCCTGTCACCGGATCCATAAACCGCTCTTCAAGCAATGCTTGACCCAACCCCATAATAACACCGCCGTTAATCTGACTTTCCGTTGTCAATCTGTTAATCGCCAATCCACAGTCCTGAACGGCGACAATTTTGATAAGTCTGACAGCCCCTGTCTGGGTATCAACTTCAACTTCAGCGAACTGCGTACCTGCAGCACCATTCTGGCGGAGGTCCTCCTCCCAAGTTCCGCCCTCGCTGATGCTCTCCATACCGAGTTGCCCGGTCGCCTGTTTCCATGTAATGGTCTTTGTCCTATCAGAAACGGCATAGATTGTACCGGTACCGACCCGGAGATCTGCCACAGGTGCATCTAATAAAGGAGCGATACGTTCAAATAATTTCTGTTTCGCTGCCGCCGCTGCGGTTTTGATGACGGGAGCCACCGAAGGAGTTGTTTGACTACCACCACTACCACCAGAGGGTAATCCGGGCTGGCTATCGCCAACCGTCACACGGATATCGGTAGTATCAAGACCAAATTCTTCGGCAACAATAATCGCAATAACTGTCCGGACACCTGTGCCGATGTCTTGTGTGCCTGTAACGGCTTCAACAGTGCCGTCTGCATTGATAGTGACCCGTGCTTCTGTACCGCGACCACCACCACCGCCCCATTGTCCGCTGCCAACACCTATACCGCGCTTCTTCACGCCTGTGCCGGAACCTGGAAGGTTATTACGACGATGCCATCCAATCTCTTGTGCCCCAAGCGTATATTGCGCTTGACGTACTTCGTTTGGGTCATTGATGCGCCGGAACTCCAATGGATTCATTCCGAGTTTTTCGGCAAGTTCATCCATCAGGGAATCCATCGCGAAAGCACCCTGCGGGTGTCCAGGCGCACGCATTGCGCGTTGGTTGCCGGCGTTGGTAGCCACATTAACCCGTTCTGTCCGACTGTTTGGCACATGATAGACGTAGGGTCCTGTGAAACCTGCGCCGCTGGAGATACCCCCTGTACCGTAGCCTTTCATATCGTAAGCGATGAGGCGTCCGTCGCGTGTTGCTCCCGCCCGCACATTTTGTGTCATTGACGGGCGATTGCCAGCAACGAGGTGCTCCGCTTTCCGCGTTAGCATTAACTTAACTGGCTTACCGGTAATACGCGCTAATTCAG
This window harbors:
- a CDS encoding xanthine dehydrogenase family protein molybdopterin-binding subunit, whose product is MSGKDKVTGKAKYTFDINEPGMLYGRILRSEVAHATVMGVDMSDAEALAGVKAVIPLIEVGKKLRYQGQEIAAVAAETDDIAKDAIRLIRVDLEELPHVVTEEDAMAEGAPEIRDWANNQSEPGVREDGNIEEGFAEAAVEVEATYHTPVQTHVCLETHGHVAKWEDNQNLTIWASTQGVFGVRNDFAQRFELPANQVRVITEHMGGGFGSKFGPGVEGHTAAELARITGKPVKLMLTRKAEHLVAGNRPSMTQNVRAGATRDGRLIAYDMKGYGTGGISSGAGFTGPYVYHVPNSRTERVNVATNAGNQRAMRAPGHPQGAFAMDSLMDELAEKLGMNPLEFRRINDPNEVRQAQYTLGAQEIGWHRRNNLPGSGTGVKKRGIGVGSGQWGGGGGRGTEARVTINADGTVEAVTGTQDIGTGVRTVIAIIVAEEFGLDTTDIRVTVGDSQPGLPSGGSGGSQTTPSVAPVIKTAAAAAKQKLFERIAPLLDAPVADLRVGTGTIYAVSDRTKTITWKQATGQLGMESISEGGTWEEDLRQNGAAGTQFAEVEVDTQTGAVRLIKIVAVQDCGLAINRLTTESQINGGVIMGLGQALLEERFMDPVTGRMLNANLEDYKVPGTFEIPEIKSIVFDTHRKVTGVGEPPCIPTPGAIANAVYNAIGVRIRSLPITPDKVLDALAEKKA